From the genome of Vigna angularis cultivar LongXiaoDou No.4 chromosome 11, ASM1680809v1, whole genome shotgun sequence, one region includes:
- the LOC128194778 gene encoding cyanogenic beta-glucosidase-like yields MCMKVQPMRVVEDRVFGIPSLTNIQVEDRSNEDVAVDSYHSYKLSGGINHEGIDSYNNLIIEVLANGFEAFVTLFHWDLPQSLEDEYGRFLSPRIV; encoded by the exons ATGTG TATGAAGGTGCAGCCAATGAGGGTGGTAGAGGACCGAGTATTTGGGATACCTTCACTCACAAATATCCAG GTAGAAGACAGAAGCAATGAGGATGTTGCAGTTGACTCGTATCACAGCTACAAG CTAAGTGGAGGTATAAACCATGAAGGAATTGACTCTTACAACAACCTTATCATTGAGGTATTGGCAAATG gtTTTGAAGCATTTGTAACTCTATTTCATTGGGATCTTCCTCAATCTTTAGAAGATGAATATGGGCGTTTCTTAAGTCCTCGCATTGTGTAA
- the LOC108322104 gene encoding probable terpene synthase 2: MSLSTEHAPSAITRPCANFPPSFWGDSFLQYDSESLEINDNMKQQFHMQKEEVKKMFLSSTNSILQKLNFIDSLQRLGISYHFQHEIDEALEQIYNSSTNDNVIIEEGCLHYVALLFRLLRQRGYHISSDIFNKFKNNKGDFDQKIAKDVQGLWSLFEASQLRIHGEDILDEALDFTQTHLNSLINQLSPSFAAQISHCLRKPFHRGVPRLEARRYISFYESNPSHCKVLLTFSKLDFNMLQGLHKIEVGSITKWWKKSEFATKVPYARDRVAECYLWPISLSYEAEYSIARRIGSKLIGCISLLDDTYDAYGTIEELELLTQAIQRWDISSIQSLPDSMRVVFNAIIEVCDEVKLATIESKNSNTVVQCVKEAFHNLARAYLTEAKWSQEIYIPTYQEYKDNGVISSTYPLMITSFILLAKSAQYVFDWISSNPKIIEVVSLIGRLGNDISSHKFEQERMHVVSAVECCMKQYEISEEDAYKFIEKEIEDLWKVINEECLKSDLVTKPMHDCVLNGARITELAYENYKDKYTDGKLWKDDIVALLVDPISMQEEE, translated from the exons aTGTCTCTTTCGACAGAACACGCACCCTCCGCCATCACTCGACCTTGTGCAAATTTTCCTCCAAGCTTTTGGGGCGATAGTTTCCTTCAGTACGATTCAGAATCACTG GAAATCAATGACAATATGAAGCAACAATTTCACATGCAGaaggaagaagtgaagaagatgTTTCTATCTTCAACCAATAGTATCTTACAAAAACTAAATTTCATTGATTCCTTGCAACGTTTGGGTATATCTTATCATTTTCAACATGAAATTGATGAAGCATTAGAGCAAATCTACAACTCATCTACAAATGATAATGTCATAATAGAAGAAGGTTGTCTTCACTATGTGGCGTTACTATTTCGTTTGCTTAGGCAAAGAGGGTATCATATTTCGTCAG ATATATTTAACAAATTCAAGAACAATAAGGGAGACTTTGATCAAAAGATTGCCAAAGATGTACAAGGATTGTGGAGTTTGTTTGAAGCTTCACAGTTAAGGATTCACGGGGAAGATATATTAGATGAAGCACTTGATTTCACACAAACTCATCTAAATTCCTTGATTAATCAATTGAGTCCATCCTTTGCTGCACAAATAAGTCATTGCTTAAGGAAACCCTTTCATAGGGGAGTTCCCAGGTTGGAGGCCAGACGTTACATTTCCTTTTATGAATCAAATCCTTCCCATTGCAAAGTTCTTCTTACATTTTCAAAACTAGATTTCAATATGCTACAAGGATTGCACAAAATAGAAGTCGGGAGTATCACCAA ATGGTGGAAAAAGTCAGAATTTGCAACAAAGGTCCCATATGCAAGAGACAGGGTAGCAGAGTGTTATTTATGGCCAATTTCCCTGTCTTATGAAGCTGAATATAGTATTGCACGAAGGATAGGGAGCAAATTAATTGGGTGTATCTCTCTTCTAGATGATACTTATGATGCCTACGGAACAATAGAAGAACTTGAACTCCTCACACAGGCAATTCAGAG ATGGGATATTAGTTCCATTCAATCTCTCCCAGATAGCATGAGAGTAGTGTTTAATGCAATTATAGAAGTGTGTGATGAAGTAAAGTTGGCTACGATAGAGAGTAAAAACTCGAACACAGTGGTGCAATGTGTTAAAGAAGCT TTTCATAACTTGGCACGAGCCTACTTGACTGAAGCAAAATGGAGTCAAGAGATTTATATTCCAACATATCAAGAATATAAGGATAATGGAGTTATATCTTCTACATACCCTCTTATGATAACATCATTTATTCTTCTAGCAAAATCAGCACAATACGTGTTTGATTGGATTTCGAGTAATCCAAAAATCATTGAAGTTGTTTCGCTTATTGGCAGACTTGGGAATGACATATCCTCACATAAG TTTGAACAAGAAAGAATGCACGTGGTTTCAGCAGTTGAATGTTGCATGAAACAATATGAGATTTCAGAGGAAGATGCGTACAAATTCATTGAGAAAGAGATTGAAGATTTGTGGAAGGTTATAAACGAAGAGTGTCTCAAGTCAGACCTTGTCACTAAACCTATGCATGATTGTGTTCTTAATGGAGCCCGCATAACTGAACTTGCCTATGAAAACTATAAGGATAAATACACAGATGGGAAACTATGGAAGGATGACATTGTTGCATTACTTGTGGATCCCATAAGCATGCAGGAAGAGGAGTAA